In the Mytilus trossulus isolate FHL-02 chromosome 1, PNRI_Mtr1.1.1.hap1, whole genome shotgun sequence genome, one interval contains:
- the LOC134719408 gene encoding uncharacterized protein LOC134719408: MEELTPFYGKCNKERLPMVTLFIVIVDAVLLVTLGLKSDGWSKVTEGDIIVIVVVLVFTVCILIADITYVVARVLFSQKMSAYIEKSELTEDFECVICLDDSNDHIGKLKCGHTFHHECIYDFITREALNDAVPSCPLCRRTMERFGDWIWIINWKPWRNQSDMKGLVSTV, encoded by the exons atggaAGAACTGACTCCATTTTATGGAAAATGCAACAAGGAGAGGTTGCCTATGGTGACACTGTTCATCGTTATCGTCGATGCAGTACTGCTGGTAACATTAGGGTTAAAGAG tgaTGGCTGGTCGAAAGTTACCGAGGGAGACATCATAGTTATCGTGGTGGTTTTAGTGTTTACCGTGTGTATTCTGATAGCAGATATTACCTACGTGGTGGCAAGAGTTCTGTTTTCACAGAAAATG AGTGCATACATTGAAAAGTCAGAACTGACAGAAGATTTTGAGTGTGTTATATGTTTGGATGACTCCAACGATCATATAGGAAAGTTAAAATGTGGTCATA CATTCCATCATGAGTGTATATATGACTTTATTACAAGAGAAGCATTGAATGACGCTGTACCAAGCTGTCCTTTATGTCGCAGAACAATGGAACGGTTTGGTGATTGGATTTGGATCATTAATTGGAAACCTTGGAGAAATCAAAGCGACATGAAAG GGCTAGTAAGCACTGTCTGA